In the genome of Xenopus laevis strain J_2021 chromosome 1S, Xenopus_laevis_v10.1, whole genome shotgun sequence, one region contains:
- the hand2.S gene encoding heart and neural crest derivatives expressed 2 S homeolog (The RefSeq protein has 1 substitution, 1 non-frameshifting indel compared to this genomic sequence), which produces MSLVGGFPHHSVVHHDGYPFAAAAAAASRCHEENPYFHGWLISHPEMSPPDYSMAPSYSPEYANGAAGLDHSHYGGVPGSGAGGLMQRPVKRRGTANRKERRRTQSINSAFSELRDCIPNVPADTKLSKIKTLRLATSYIAYLMDLLAKDDQNGETEAFKADIKKTDLKEERRKKEMNELLKSTVCSNDKKTKGRTGWPQHVWALELKQ; this is translated from the exons ATGAGTCTGGTTGGGGGGTTTCCTCACCACTCAGTGGTGCACCATGACGGTTATCCTTTTGCAGCTGCTGCAGCCGCCAGTCGCTGCCACGAAGAGAACCCTTATTTCCACGGCTGGCTAATCAGTCACCCCGAAATGTCTCCCCCCGACTACAGCATGGCACCGTCTTACAGCCCGGAGTACGCCAATGGCGCGGCCGGCCTGGACCACTCCCATTACGGGGGAGTCCCGGGAAGCGGCGCAGGAGGCTTAATGCAACGGCCTGTAAAGCGAAGGGGGACCGCTAACCGCAAGGAAAGGCGCAGGACTCAAAGCATCAACAGCGCCTTCTCAGAGCTGCGGGATTGTATCCCCAATGTGCCAGCCGATACCAAACTGTCAAAGATCAAAACTCTGCGGCTGGCCACCAGCTATATAGCCTACCTCATGGACCTGCTGGCCAAGGACGACCAGAATGGGGAGACAGAGGCCTTTAAGGCAGACATCAAAAAGACAGATTTGAAGGAGgagaagaggaagaaagaaaTG AACGAACTTTTGAAAAGCACAGTTTGCAGTAACGATAAGAAAACCAAAGGAAGGACTGGTTGGCCGCAACATGTCTGGGCTCTGGAGCTAAAACAGTGA